Proteins from a genomic interval of Lolium perenne isolate Kyuss_39 chromosome 1, Kyuss_2.0, whole genome shotgun sequence:
- the LOC127327619 gene encoding uncharacterized protein → MMMGTDVCSSRILSLPRYESGDEELTVIPRHTKVIVTGNNRTKSVLVGLEGVVKKAVGLGGWHWLVLKNGMEVKLQRNALTVLEAPTGFEDDDEIDGNNSFCSSFDMGEKDMNYSSIEYQKPTKSRVRHTRPWSSSTTSSSRGNFHSSSKLRARVNLTKLGTPTLWRYWNHFNLVNVNASPSEEQLFHGVQQHFQSQQLDELQVILGFIQTAKRLKTLYNS, encoded by the exons ATGATGATGGGGACCGACGTGTGCTCTTCACGGATACTGTCTCTGCCTCGGTACGAGAGCGGCGACGAGGAGCTTACGGTGATTCCCCGGCACACCAAGGTCATCGTCACTGGTAACAACCGGACAAAGTCCGTGTTGGTTGGCCTAGAGGGTGTTGTCAAGAAGGCTGTTGGTCTTGGAGGCTGGCACTGGCTG GTTCTGAAGAATGGCATGGAGGTGAAGTTGCAGAGGAATGCTCTAACTGTCTTGGAAGCTCCAACTGGTTTTGAAGATGATGATGAAATCGATGGCAACAATTCCTTCTGCAGCAGCTTCGACATGGGAGAGAAAGACATGAACTATT CAAGCATAGAGTACCAGAAACCGACAAAGTCACGGGTTCGGCACACAAGGCCATGGTCATCCAGTACGACTTCCAGCAGCCGAGGCAACTTCCACTCGAGTTCCAAGCTGCGAGCG AGAGTAAATCTGACAAAGCTTGGAACACCCACACTATGGAGATACTGGAACCACTTCAATCTT GTAAACGTGAACGCCAGCCCATCAGAGGAGCAGCTCTTCCATGGAGTCCAGCAACATTTCCAGTCTCAG caattggaTGAGTTGCAGGTGATCCTGGGGTTCATCCAGACGGCGAAGAGGCTCAAGACCCTGTACAACTCCTAG
- the LOC127327385 gene encoding uncharacterized protein — translation MAAAAKKNQQTPPAAATADPKFEWAEKAGSYVLRLPLPGFRKQDFRVQIDGTGRLTVRGTRTGATGRPCSLLKVFQLPSAASLDDVAGRFEAGVLTLTVPKRAGGAGVAKEEENKLAGSDREAKEEISKEDVFNKSVDEATNKTQQNKQQQEEEKHSRRNKEQDKPAPTPVKKEEDVKPAPVPEAANRTDKANGTIAPEGLAERVRRRSEEEHANDATMGAAKRPKIDGEKKATAACGGWKERMAVDLKVLTDMKWADGVVDAARKNKEVVAVGIAAFALVGLLVSQKLFRK, via the coding sequence atggcggcggcggccaagAAGAACCAGCAAACACCACCGGCGGCGGCAACCGCCGACCCCAAGTTCGAGTGGGCGGAGAAGGCCGGCAGCTACGTGCTCCGCCTCCCGCTCCCAGGCTTCAGGAAGCAAGACTTCAGGGTGCAGATCGACGGCACCGGCAGGCTCACCGTCCGCGGCACGAGGACAGGCGCAACCGGTCGTCCATGCTCGTTACTCAAGGTATTCCAGCTTCCATCTGCCGCCAGCCTCGACGACGTCGCCGGCAGGTTCGAGGCCGGCGTGCTCACACTCACCGTGCCCAAGCGCGCCGGGGGTGCGGGTGTGGCCAAGGAGGAAGAGAACAAGTTGGCCGGCAGCGACCGCGAGGCCAAGGAAGAGATCAGCAAGGAGGATGTGTTCAACAAGTCCGTGGATGAGGCAACcaacaagactcaacaaaacaagcagcagcaggaggaggagaaacACAGCAGGCGCAACAAAGAACAGGACAAGCCAGCGCCGACGCCAGTGAAGAAGGAAGAAGACGTGAAGCCGGCGCCTGTACCCGAGGCTGCCAACCGCACCGACAAGGCCAATGGCACGATTGCCCCTGAGGGTCTGGCCGAGAGGGTAAGGCGCCGCAGTGaggaagagcatgccaatgatgcTACGATGGGGGCGGCCAAGCGACCGAAAATAGATGGCGAGAAGAAGGCGACGGCAGCGTGCGGCGGCTGGAAGGAGCGCATGGCGGTGGACCTGAAGGTGCTGACAGACATGAAGTGGGCGGACGGCGTGGTGGATGCAGCGAGGAAGAACAAGGAGGTGGTGGCTGTTGGCATCGCCGCCTTCGCGCTTGTTGGGCTCCTCGTCTCCCAGAAACTCTTCAGGAAGTGA
- the LOC127339682 gene encoding putative F-box protein At1g64540 — protein sequence METRGAGSRKRKSAALVETTDKAPAPAAISQGDGGAGRLSSLPDAILGEIISLLATKEGARTRILASRWRHLWLSAPLNLDCCDLMAICRKSARVAVISRILSSHQGPGRRLHFDNLRLNIPARTVKACLRSTSLDNLEELHFTGVDRPLQPLVFRFSSTLRVANIGTCNLSKVACQGLHFPLLKQLGLADVYISECSLHTLIAGCPALECLLIRDSSGFRCLRVNSLTIRSISVLSKLMIISFDAHPVLFKELVIENAPCLLRLLLLDQENYLHVSVVVAPKLETLGFMSDGTWRQGEFSKKVFGSTIFQGLRVDKLITVVQSVKILALDMQNLCLDTVIELMKCFPFLEKLYIESDESTLGSLRRHKQRNLIGCFDMRLKTLALTNYLGMMLQVKFITFFVLNANLLESVTLGIEARNNNEEFLAKQRVKLKIDNKVSRDARFHFTTKTPVRSFNMVADVRDLDLTNPFANS from the exons ATGGAGACGCGGGGTGCTGGTTCAAGGAAGCGGAAATCAGCCGCACTAGTCGAGACCACAGATAAGGCTCCGGCGCCGGCAGCGATCAGTCAAGGTGATGGAGGCGCCGGCCGCCTCAGCAGCCTCCCCGACGCCATCCTCGGCGAGATCATCTCCCTTCTGGCCACCAAGGAAGGCGCCCGCACCCGAATCCTCGCGTCACGGTGGCGCCATCTCTGGCTGTCTGCCCCTCTTAATCTCGACTGTTGTGATCTCATGGCCATCTGCAGGAAGAGTGCCCGTGTCGCCGTCATCTCACGCATCCTTTCCTCCCACCAAGGACCTGGCCGTCGTCTGCACTTCGACAATCTCAGGCTCAACATTCCAGCCCGTACCGTCAAGGCATGCCTCCGGTCCACCTCCCTGGATAACCTTGAGGAGCTTCATTTCACCGGGGTAGACCGCCCGCTACAGCCATTAGTCTTCCGTTTCTCATCAACCCTACGTGTTGCCAACATCGGCACATGCAATCTCTCCAAGGTCGCCTGCCAAGGGCTTCACTTCCCTCTGCTCAAGCAACTCGGACTTGCAGATGTCTACATCTCTGAGTGCTCACTGCATACCTTGATTGCTGGGTGCCCTGCTCTCGAGTGCTTGCTGATTCGTGACAGTTCGGGCTTCCGTTGCCTCCGGGTAAACTCCCTCACGATAAGAAGCATCAGCGTGCTTTCGAAACTAATGATAATTAGTTTCGATGCACATCCGGTACTCTTCAAGGAACTTGTCATTGAAAATGCTCCTTGTCTTCTGAGGCTGCTCCTTCTTGATCAAGAGAACTATCTTCATGTATCTGTAGTCGTGGCGCCTAAACTAGAGACATTAGGCTTCATGAGTGATGGTACGTGGCGTCAGGGTGAATTCTCCAAAAAAGTGTTTGGCTCCACAATTTTTCAG GGTTTGCGTGTCGATAAGCTGATAACTGTGGTACAGTCAGTCAAGATATTAGCTCTTGATATGCAAAATCTTTGTTTGGATACGGTTATTGAGTTGATGAAATGTTTTCCGTTCTTGGAGAAGTTGTACATTGAG TCAGATGAATCAACACTAGGCTCTTTGCGGCGTCATAAACAGCGGAACCTGATCGGATGTTTTGACATGCGCCTGAAGACATTAGCCTTGACAAACTATCTGGGCATGATGTTGCAGGTTAAGTTTATTACGTTCTTTGTATTGAATGCGAATCTGCTAGAGTCGGTGACACTTGGCATCGAGGCTAGGAACAACAATGAGGAGTTCTTGGCAAAACAACGTGTGAAGCTTAAGATAGACAACAAGGTTTCCAGAGATGCCCGATTTCATTTTACAACTAAGACACCTGTACGCAGTTTTAATATGGTCGCAGATGTCCGTGATTTGGATTTGACAAATCCATTCGCAAATAGCTAG